ACCCGTCCGCCGTGACCCGCGATCACCTCGGTCGCCGTTGCCTCGAACGTCTCGACCAGTGCGCCGAGCTCGGCGGTGGTGAGCTTGCGGCTGGTGCGCGTGAAGTTGACGATGTCGGCGAAACCGACGGCGAGATCGACACCGGCGCGGTCGCCCGCCAGCAGGGCCCGGCCCGCGGCGCCCACGAGGTGGCGTCGCCAGACGTAGTCCTGGAGGTTCTGGATCATCGGCAGGAAGTCGGTGACGATGCCGAGCAGGGCGGCCGCGGCCACGTCGGGTGCTGCGGGCGAGTCCGGCTCGCCCAGCGCCGCGAGCTGCGGGGCCAGCTGGGCGATCTCCCAGTCGGCGAGCCGGGCGAAGGTGCGGCCCATCGTGCGCACCATCGCGCCCTCGTCCTCGACGTCGAGCAAGCCGGAGTCCAGGAGCGCGCTCAGCTGCCCGATGGCCTGGATGTCCGCGTCGACGAAGAGGGCTTCGTCGGGGCCGGGGGACGGGAAGCCGAGGGCACGCCACAGCGTCGTCAGCCGGTCGAGGTCCACGCCGGTCGCGTCGGCGACCTGCGAGCGGGTCAGGTGGGCCCCGCCGCCGAGGACGGACTCCGCGAGCGCGTCGTACAACGCGGAGCTCGACGCTGTCTCGGGTCCCTGCGTCTCGGGTTCGGGCGTCTCGGGTCCGTGCGGAGTGAGGTCCGGGGAAGCAGAAACCGGGGGCACAGAGGTGCCCCCGGTCTCCTGATGTGCCACGTCAGTCGTTGAGTCGCTCGCTGGTGGTCGCCTCGAGCGCCGTCTTGAACGTCGGGCTCTTCTCCATCAGCTCGCGCACGGCTTCGCTGGTGAAGTGCAGGACCTCGAGGTCGGTCATGGAGACGACGCTCGCGGAGCGCAGGCGGTGGCCCACGATCGCGGACTCGCCGACCGTGTCGCCGGGGCCCAGACGGGCGATCTCTTCGCGGCCCTTACGGACCGAGACCTCACCGGAAAGGATGATGTAGGCCTTGTCGGCCGGCGTCTTCTCCCAGATCAGGCCCCAGTGGGCGGGAATGTGGACAGCCGTGCCGTAGGACGCGATCAGTGCGACCTCGGCGTCAGTCAGGGCTGAGAATCGGTCGAGGGCGCGCAGCGCTGCGGCCTCGTTCGTGTCAGTCACGTAAGTGGTCCTCTCCGGGGTGTGACGTACCTCCCAATGCGGATCCTCCCTGCGATTGACGGTGGTGTCCAGCAAACGGTCCACATTCGTCACCCGTTGCTTCCCGCCACATTCGTCACACAGGCCCCGCGGTCGGTGCGACACGCCCGCAGAACCACCCGGCAGACGCGCCGATGAGCGAATGACATCCGTGTGATTCCGTGCGTAGGATGACTCGAAAGCAGTGAAGCGCGCGAAGGGGTCGACACGCATGGACGCCGCCGAGACGGTCAATCACGAAGAGCA
This genomic interval from Nocardioides cavernaquae contains the following:
- a CDS encoding adenylate/guanylate cyclase domain-containing protein, whose translation is MYDALAESVLGGGAHLTRSQVADATGVDLDRLTTLWRALGFPSPGPDEALFVDADIQAIGQLSALLDSGLLDVEDEGAMVRTMGRTFARLADWEIAQLAPQLAALGEPDSPAAPDVAAAALLGIVTDFLPMIQNLQDYVWRRHLVGAAGRALLAGDRAGVDLAVGFADIVNFTRTSRKLTTAELGALVETFEATATEVIAGHGGRVIKTIGDEVLFVCDSPTAAAWIAIDLAQRHSVDETFPELRVGLAYGPVLARLGDVFGEVVNIAARLTSLARPGTVLVNGELAALLADDFRVRRAPTERVRGYSRLETWALRPGDRDRS
- a CDS encoding Crp/Fnr family transcriptional regulator, which gives rise to MTDTNEAAALRALDRFSALTDAEVALIASYGTAVHIPAHWGLIWEKTPADKAYIILSGEVSVRKGREEIARLGPGDTVGESAIVGHRLRSASVVSMTDLEVLHFTSEAVRELMEKSPTFKTALEATTSERLND